In Candidatus Sulfurimonas marisnigri, a single genomic region encodes these proteins:
- a CDS encoding RNA degradosome polyphosphate kinase yields MLNLKNPYLYNNREISWLQFNTRVLKQAQDESLPLLERLKFLAIYGTNLDEFYMIRIAGLKKLFAAGIIVSSADRLTPLQQLREIRKYLHQEQQVVEHCMSGILKKLDHEGIRVKSYNELNQHEKNYLNRYFKENIYPVIIPIAVDATHPFPHLNNLSFGLIVKLKDSDNESIERFGIIRVPRPLTRFLELENGTYVPIESLVAQHIEELFPGYTLLKYASFRVTRNADIEIEEEEADDFMEILEEGLKLRRKGAMVRLEVGSDTDEEIINFFNRHTNVYKDDIYKFHTFLNLSSLWQIVSNKNFAHLLAAPFKPRILPPLDNVENIFVTLEKQDIFLYHPYESFDPVVKFIQSASKDPDVVSIKMTLYRSGTNSPIVQALIAASESGKQVTVMVELKARFDEENNLIWAKALEQSGAHVIYGIQGFKVHAKATLVTRKKNGKLKQYAHLGTGNYNPATSKVYTDMSYMTSKDEVTNDLTRFFHFLTGFSKKGKLDELYMSPSQIKPKLLSLIQNEARKGVNGQIIAKLNSLVDEDVIRALYKASQAGVKIDLIIRGICCLKVGIEGVSENIRVISILGKYLEHTRTFYFKNDEAQVYISSADWMPRNLVRRIELLTAIKDEKSKNKIIQILKLQCSDNALAHELQSDGSYIKIKNDGIKTINNHKLLEDYVNRVSRATKKESASFIEELASNIFVEN; encoded by the coding sequence ATGTTAAATCTAAAAAATCCATATTTATATAATAATCGCGAAATATCTTGGTTACAATTTAACACCAGAGTATTAAAACAAGCTCAAGATGAGTCGCTTCCACTACTAGAACGTCTTAAGTTTTTAGCTATTTACGGCACAAATTTAGATGAATTTTACATGATTAGAATTGCAGGATTAAAGAAACTTTTTGCTGCTGGAATTATTGTTTCGAGTGCTGATAGGCTAACACCTCTTCAGCAGCTTCGCGAAATAAGAAAATATCTTCATCAAGAACAGCAGGTAGTTGAGCACTGCATGAGTGGAATTTTAAAGAAGCTAGACCACGAGGGCATTAGAGTAAAATCATATAATGAACTTAATCAACATGAAAAAAATTATTTAAATAGATATTTCAAAGAAAATATATATCCAGTAATTATTCCTATAGCTGTTGATGCAACACACCCTTTTCCTCACCTTAACAACTTAAGCTTTGGTCTTATTGTTAAACTTAAAGATAGTGATAATGAATCAATTGAGAGATTTGGAATCATTCGTGTTCCTAGACCTTTGACTAGATTTTTAGAGCTTGAAAATGGCACATATGTCCCAATTGAGTCTCTTGTAGCTCAACATATAGAAGAACTTTTCCCTGGCTATACTCTTTTAAAATATGCATCTTTTAGAGTGACAAGAAATGCAGACATTGAAATAGAAGAAGAGGAAGCCGATGATTTTATGGAGATTCTCGAAGAGGGGCTAAAACTTCGTAGAAAAGGGGCTATGGTTAGACTTGAAGTTGGTTCAGATACGGATGAAGAAATTATTAACTTTTTCAATCGTCATACAAACGTTTATAAAGATGATATATATAAGTTTCATACATTCTTAAATCTATCAAGTCTTTGGCAAATAGTTTCAAATAAAAATTTTGCACACCTGCTAGCGGCACCATTTAAACCAAGAATTCTACCACCTTTAGATAATGTTGAAAATATATTCGTTACCCTGGAAAAGCAAGATATTTTTCTCTACCATCCTTATGAAAGTTTTGATCCGGTTGTAAAGTTTATTCAGAGTGCTTCTAAAGACCCTGATGTTGTCTCTATAAAAATGACACTTTATCGTTCAGGGACAAACTCTCCTATAGTTCAGGCGCTTATAGCGGCTAGTGAATCAGGGAAGCAGGTGACCGTAATGGTTGAGCTAAAAGCAAGGTTTGATGAAGAAAATAACCTTATTTGGGCAAAAGCTTTAGAGCAATCAGGAGCACATGTTATTTACGGTATCCAAGGCTTTAAGGTTCATGCCAAAGCAACTTTGGTAACAAGAAAAAAAAATGGTAAGCTAAAACAGTACGCTCATCTAGGAACAGGGAATTACAACCCTGCTACATCAAAAGTATATACTGATATGAGTTATATGACATCTAAAGATGAAGTTACAAATGACTTGACTAGATTTTTTCACTTTTTAACAGGTTTTAGTAAAAAAGGTAAGCTCGATGAGCTTTACATGTCACCATCCCAGATTAAACCGAAACTACTTTCACTTATTCAAAATGAAGCAAGAAAAGGTGTAAATGGCCAGATAATAGCAAAATTAAATTCACTTGTTGATGAAGATGTAATAAGAGCACTCTACAAAGCAAGTCAAGCTGGTGTTAAAATTGATCTTATTATTCGTGGTATCTGCTGCTTAAAAGTAGGGATAGAGGGTGTAAGTGAGAATATTAGAGTTATCTCGATTTTGGGTAAATATCTTGAACACACAAGAACATTCTATTTTAAAAATGATGAAGCTCAAGTTTATATATCTTCGGCTGATTGGATGCCTAGAAATTTAGTAAGACGAATAGAGCTGTTAACAGCTATAAAAGATGAAAAATCTAAAAATAAAATTATACAGATACTAAAACTTCAGTGTTCTGATAATGCTCTAGCTCATGAACTTCAAAGCGATGGGTCTTATATCAAGATAAAAAATGATGGCATCAAAACAATAAATAATCATAAACTTTTAGAAGATTATGTTAATAGAGTTTCAAGAGCTACGAAAAAAGAGTCAGCGAGTTTTATTGAAGAGCTAGCTTCCAATATTTTTGTGGAGAATTAA
- a CDS encoding gamma carbonic anhydrase family protein — MLHSFKGISPKIGNRTWIAASADVIGDVTCGTDCSIWFGTVVRGDVHFISIGDRVSVQDLSMIHVTHYKKDDKSDGHPTIIGDDVTIGHRVMLHGCTIENACLIGMSATILDGAVIGKESIVGAGALVTKNKIFPPRSLIMGSPAKVIRELSDAEVKELYASASRYVEFKSHYQ; from the coding sequence ATGTTACATAGCTTTAAAGGAATTAGTCCTAAAATCGGAAACAGAACTTGGATTGCAGCATCTGCTGATGTTATTGGAGATGTTACTTGTGGAACTGATTGCTCTATATGGTTTGGAACTGTTGTAAGGGGAGATGTGCACTTCATTTCAATAGGAGATAGAGTTAGTGTTCAAGATTTAAGCATGATACATGTAACTCATTATAAAAAAGATGACAAAAGCGATGGACATCCTACTATAATAGGAGATGATGTAACAATTGGTCATCGTGTTATGCTTCATGGCTGTACTATAGAGAATGCTTGTCTTATTGGGATGAGCGCCACTATACTTGATGGTGCGGTTATCGGTAAAGAGTCGATTGTAGGAGCAGGGGCACTTGTTACAAAAAACAAAATTTTCCCTCCACGTTCACTAATAATGGGAAGTCCGGCTAAGGTTATAAGAGAGTTAAGCGATGCAGAAGTTAAAGAGTTATACGCTTCTGCTTCAAGATACGTAGAGTTTAAATCTCACTACCAATGA